The DNA sequence atttttatttagtattttccgTGCATTAGTTTTTCAAAATACACTGTGGATATCTCACTTTGGGATACCCAAGCACCCTGCTCATTATTGAGGCTACAATGGTGAGAAAGATATGTGTGCTTCTAGCCTCATTGAACACAGCATAACAGCTAAGGAACAAAGACGAAACACATACCATGATCTTAAGTTCTGTGACTGTGATCGAGCTACTATAGGAAGAGAAACTCAACATGCCCAGGGAAGTGGGTGGAGGTCTGTGTTTCTAGAGCCTACTGACTTTAGAgcacaaaaatagaaatgaaatttgaAATAAGAGGCTATGGCCAAATGTTACAAGATACCAAAGaccagggttgggggggggtggcgaaGAGGGAGACCTTACTTAATCTATTCATTAAGAGAATTTACTTTGTCCCTTTAGAAGGACAGTCACAAGCAACAATAGAAATTTCTGAATGAAAAGTATATCCAAATTATTAAATGGGTTATTGTGGGTATTCATGTTGAGAGTATAATCAGATCACCAAGTACAGAAAATGCTGTTTTAAAACTAAATAACTCACCAGTGGTACACAAGGATGTGCCAATGAAGTTGGTAGCTAGCCATGGTGGAAGTATTTAGATACCTCCTTTCAAATAAATGTGAACATCCCTTAATGTTCAAGTAAGAAGGATGGTATTTCCAGGGATTATTCAGAGTTTCTTGATGTTCTCATGTTATTCATACTGAGTAAACTAGATGTTTACTAGATGCTTAGTAAACTAGTAAACTAGATGTTCATCAGTTCCATGGTGGTGGCGTAGAGCTGAAAGACTCAAGAGGGTAGCCTGGATGGGATAACAAAACCGGGTCACAAgaacaaaaaatggaaacatggaataagaggaggaggaggagggagaggaggaggaggaggaggagggagaggaggaggaggagaaatatcTGATTTTGTTTCATGGTCACAAAAACAGGCAAATAAATTATAGAATATATTATAGAAATTATGATAGCAGGTTGTCTGTCATTAAGTATGCAACTGTTAGTTTTAGCAtacaatgataaaaatacaaCACCTGATTATGTGTctgcagaaaaatgaaagatagatagatagatggataaaatatttgaatagaAAATACATTGAAAACAGGTTTTTAGACAACAGATTTATCAATTTTGAAAAGCACAAATAGAAATAACACTCCACTTGGTGTACAGTGCTATCATAACAAGTGGTTAAAATTCTTTGGAATAATAATCTCTAGAAACAAGGAGAAAtatggaggaggaagatggacaAAAGTCTGAAATAGACACGTAAATGGGCTTAGACAAAATAAGTTCTGATTTTTGTAGTACATTTTAGTCAGTATAGTAAGTATAGTCTACAATGGTTAATGATATTTTTATGATGTAgttataaatatatttcaaaataattaggAGAGAGCTGAGTTTACCAAGATGtagaaacaacaaatgttggagataGAAATACTAACTACTCTGATGTGATCATTACGCATTCCATGTATATATCCAATTCTTACACTGTGATAACTTGATTATTGCTAATTTAcctcatatgtatgtataaatatcttGTCAGTTCAAAATTATGACCCCTTTGTGCAATCCTGGCCTAATTAACTAGAGGGCTACTGCCTGAAGAGAGCCCGGCAGCACCCACTACTGACTGAAAACATCTTGAATACCTTATTTCTACATTCTGTCAACCTGGGTTTCTCAGAACTCCAGGGCCGAGTATTTACCAGCTTCCACATACAATCCTTATCCACTAACCATGTGAAGCGTCATGGTGCCTCGCACACAGGATGTGTTGCAATTCACATTTGACCAACCTCACCCATATGAGTCATTTGTAGAGTTCACTTGAAAGCCATTTTGAAGATGCACCATGGACTTGCATCTTTGTTAGGAAGCCATCATCTCCCCATATAACCAAACAAAGTGCTAATGAAATGGCACCCTTCAAATTAGTTGAAGCAATGAGCTGCAAAGGAGTCTTGAGTGAAAGCCAACACCCAGCTTGCTGAGTACTATATAATCTCCCAGCAAAGAATTTAATCTTCAAACCTGGCATGGCAAATCCTTTTGACCCACTTCAATGAAGGGTTTTAGCACTATGCCTCATCGCTACTGCCACTCACTCAGAGGCTTCGGTGAGGCCCCTGCGTTGACTGTCATTGCACATGGCTGTAATCTGGTACATTTTGAAGATGGATTGTTCTTGCCCAGCAGCTGCCATAGTAGAACCTGGCTCTTGGATAACCTTCAAGAAACCTGCAGCCAGACTGGGAGTTACCAACTGACCAGTCACAAACAGGACCAGAACACAGAAGATTCTTGTATGCCAGATTCCTGCTTCTCCAGAGTTGTCCAAACAACTTGCTCCAATCCCAAGGCCGGTGAGAGGACATGCTGTCCATCAGGAAGTCCTCCAGCAGGGATGCACTGTGCTGTTCAGCCCTGCAAGTCAGGAAACCATCAGCAAATGGGGTTTGTTGCCCAGACGTGCCAACCTGCAACCCACGCAGCCAAGTGCTGTCCAGTAAAGACTCCTGTGGGTAAGGTGTGCCAAACTCTCCAGTGCGAATCCAGCCAAATCCAACTTCAGATCCCTGAAGCCAGTTCCTGTAGCCCCTTGGTACATGCTGTACCTGAGGCACAACTCCTGGAATCTTCTAGTACC is a window from the Perognathus longimembris pacificus isolate PPM17 chromosome 5, ASM2315922v1, whole genome shotgun sequence genome containing:
- the LOC125351361 gene encoding keratin-associated protein 27-1, with the translated sequence MPHRYCHSLRGFGEAPALTVIAHGCNLVHFEDGLFLPSSCHSRTWLLDNLQETCSQTGSYQLTSHKQDQNTEDSCMPDSCFSRVVQTTCSNPKAGERTCCPSGSPPAGMHCAVQPCKSGNHQQMGFVAQTCQPATHAAKCCPVKTPVGKVCQTLQCESSQIQLQIPEASSCSPLVHAVPEAQLLESSSTYEPACCVTGGLQLHSK